Proteins co-encoded in one Marmota flaviventris isolate mMarFla1 chromosome 9, mMarFla1.hap1, whole genome shotgun sequence genomic window:
- the Taf1d gene encoding TATA box-binding protein-associated factor RNA polymerase I subunit D — MDKSGMDSLDCLVSDAAVEVENQSDDSSSGSSLFKTQCVTSPPKRRQRNPTRKFVHSPESVTDSSSDSSMEPKPLTLKAIFERFKKKKRRKRKRKYKPKLRTKEEPEGRRKTKRSQIDKKQIKNKGSRLPFLQSENERKPLPWRKILAFEQAVARGFFNYIEKLKYEHHLKESLKQMNVSEDLEKEDLDSRRYKYLDDDGSISPIEESVADEETAHLEHECDIKLVEDSCFIVSSDFPKKTNIYLEHENNNKETAFSKKRASNAKNIGQNTECP, encoded by the exons ATGGATAAATCAGGAATGGATTCCCTTGACTGTCTGGTGTCTGATGCAGCTGTGGAAGTTGAAAACCAAAG tgACGACTCCTCATCTGGTAGCAGCTTATTTAAAACCCAGTGTGTTACTTCCCCACCTAAAAGAAGGCAAAGAAACCCCACTAGAAAATTTGTTCATTCACCTGAAAGTGTTACAGATTCATCAAGTGATTCATCTATGGAACCAAAACCATTGACtttaaaagctatttttgaaagatttaagaaaaagaaacgaagaaagaggaagagaaagtacAAGCCAAAATTAAGAACAAAGGAAGAgccagaaggaagaagaaaaaccaagAGGTCACAAATAgataagaaacaaattaaaaataaaggatctAGACTCCCATTTTTACAAtctgagaatgaaagaaaaccatTACCTTGGAGAAAAATTTTAGCCTTTGAG cAAGCTGTTGCAAGAGGATTTTTTAACTACATTGAAAAATTGAAGTATGAACACCACCTTAAGGAATCCTTGAAGCAAATGAATGTTAGTGAAGATTTGGAAAAAGAAGATCTTGATAGTCGTAGATACAAATATTTGGATGATGATGGATCAATTTCTCCTATTGAAGAGTCTGT AGCAGATGAGGAGACAGCACATCTTGAACATGAATGTGATATCAAGTTGGTA GAGGATAGTTGTTTTATAGTAAGTTCTGACTTCCCAAAGAAGACGAACATATATCTAGAgcatgagaataataataaagaaactgCTTTTTCTAAAAAGCGAGCTTCTAATGCCAAAAATATTGGACAGAATACAGAGTGCCCTTAA